In Ruminiclostridium josui JCM 17888, the genomic window ATCGCTAAATTCTGTAGTTTCAAACCTTAGAGAGGAATTTACACGTGTTTCCCTTGAAAATACGGATTTAAGGGCTCAAATAAGCAATTATGCAGATTTAATAATTCAATTCAAGAAATATATGAATATTGCACCTGTAAATGAACTTGTGAAAAATTGGTTTGAGGCAATTAACGTCAAGAACTACAAATTAGCAAGTGCATTAGTAAGCAAAAATTCACAGGATGAGGTTATAAAAAATCCTTCTATTTTCAGCAAAACATATCAGGAGGAAATTAAGTCTATTTATCTTAAGTCGTTACATATTTTCACCGAAATGGCAGATCCGGAACATCTGGAGAAATTTCAGTTCAGGGTAATTGCAGAGGTAGAAAAACCGGAACAACCACGGAGTGAAAAGCTATATAAGAGTGGTGAAAATGAAAAGTATGTGACGGTAGAATTCGATACACAATCTAAAGAGTGGCTTATACTGGAGGTAACAGATAAGCCATAGTCCTATAAATATTTCCTTTTTAAAACCCGCTTTAATAGCGGGCTTCAGCAATCGGTTGTTAAAAGGGAACATAAATCTCCTTATTGAATAGTATACTAACATCTAGTTAATAATTTATTACAAGGGATGAATTTGTTTGGGTTTATTTCCATAAATAGGCAATAAATTTGACAAAAAAATGGGTATAGAATAAAATATTCACAGTCCCTTTGAATATTTCTAACAGGAGGTTGGATTTATGATACCGATTGCGAAGAATATTAAAAGGTATTTATCTAAATTGAAAATCAGATCATTGGATGTTGCAATAATATGTATTGTCGTTGTTATATCCGTTACAGCGGGGTTCCTTGTTTTCAATGGACTCAACAGGCACGTTGTAATCAACGATAATGGAAATACCGTTGCAATAAAAACAATGAAAGTAACAGTGAAAGAGGTATTGGAACAGACAGGCATCAAAGTTGACAAAGCAGATTACGTTAGTATGCCGTTTGACGCGAAGCTTACAAAGATTCATGAGAATGTCATAAATATAAAAAGAGCAGTACCTGTTTCAATTAAGGTTGATGGAAAAAAGTTAGACGTAAAGACATATAAGGATACGGTTAGTGAAGTATTAAAGGATAATAATATCAGTGTAGATTCGGATGACAAGTTTGTAGGGCCTCAATTAGGAGACAAAATCGTATCAAATATGAATATTTCTATTGTCCGTGTAGAGGAGAAAACAGTCACGGAGACATCACCTATTCCATTTAAAACCATTACAAAAGAGAGCAACCGATTAGATAAAGGTGTAAAAAATACAGTTAGACAAGGAAAAGAAGGCGTCAGAGAAAAGTTATACAAGGTAGTTTATGAGGATGGAAAGCAGACCGCTAAACAACTTATAAAGGATTTTATATCTAAAAATCCTATAAATTCTATTGTTGAAGTCGGTACGGTTTTAAACTACAAAACATCTAGAGGTGAAACAATAAGATTTTCAAAGGTTTTGGATATGAGGGCAACCTCGTATACAGCCTCTTTTACAGACACAGGTAAAAGACCCGGAGACGCCGGGTTTGGTATTACAGCTACAGGCGCGAGAGTAAGAAGGGGTATAATAGCAGTAGACCCCAAAGTAATACCCTTGGGAACAAGAGTATATGTAGAGGTTCCCGGGAAGGCAGCCGATTATGGATATGCGGTTGCGGCAGATACAGGAGGAGCAATAAAAGGCAACAAAATTGATGTTTATCTTGAATCAGGCAGTCAAGTTGATGCCTGGGGTGTAAAGAAAGTAAAAGTTTATATACTTAAATAGAGCACGTGTTTTAGAAGTATGTAAACAAAATAAAAAAGTTTTAAAGGGACTGTTAGAGCTAATTCAAGTTTATTGGATTGGCTTTTTTTCTATGTATTTCATAATAATTTCTCTTGGAAAAGTTGAATATATTATTTGATGCTATTGTGTTATAATATTTGACAATGTGTTATTTTAAAAGGTTAAGGAGTACCTATGATTAAAAACAATACGTCTGAAATAATAAAAAAACACGGGCTAAAGCTGACAAAAGCCTTGGGACAGAACTTCCTCACTGATTTCAGTGTGGTACAAAGAATAGTTGACGCTTCTGATATGGATAAAGATACACTTGCAATAGAGATAGGGCCTGGTGTGGGAAGTATGACCCGGGAGTTGGCAGCAAGGTCTGCCGGGGTAGCCGCAATAGAAATAGACAAAAGGCTTATTCCTGCATTGAATGACAACTTGAGTGATTATTCAAACGTCAGCATAATCAACGAAGATATAATGAAAGCGGATATTGATGCCATAATAAAGAAGTACAGCGAATTGTACAATGCAAAAAGCGTAAAGGTTGTTGCAAATCTTCCGTATTACATTACCACGCCAATAATTATGCGTTTTCTTGAAGAAGTAACAGGCGTTGATAATATGGTTTTTATGGTACAGAAAGAAGTTGCTGAAAGAATGGTTTCAAATCCTGGTACAAAGGATTATGGGGCTCTTTCGGTAGCAGTCCAGTTTTATTCAAACCCTAAAATAATATTTGATGTTCCTCCCCATTGTTTTATTCCTCAACCGGAGGTACATTCAACAATAATAAGACTGGATATATTAAGTGAGCCTCCGGTAGAAGTTGCTGATAAAAACCTTTATTTTAAAATAGTAAAAGCCGCCTTTGGACAAAGAAGGAAGACTCTTGTGAATGCATTATCCAATTCTGGATTTTTTAATAAAAGCAAAGAACAGATTAAACATATACTTGAAGAAATGGGACTAAATGAAAACATCAGAGGTGAAGTTTTGACAGTTTCGCAGTTTGCACAGCTGTCAAACTTGGTTATGAAATAATAAAAGGCGGATTGATAAGGCTATCAAAAAAGATAGTCTTATTTTTTTGTTTATATCATATATTTTAACTGTTAGGAGTAATCTGCTTTAAAAAAGGAGAAATCTGCAATGGGAAATGCATATGAAAGGCAGTTTCATATATTTAAGACAATGGATAAAAATTGGGGAAATCCCGGCGGATTTGTAAAAGTTGAAATCAACGGCAATAGTACCCGTTTTCAGCTTTCTCTGAATAATTTATCCGATGAAAAAGAGTCATCCTATAATTTATACGGTATACATAAAGAAGAAGATACGCTTAAATATACAGATATATGCCGGATACAGCCGGTTAACGGAAGATTTGATATAAAATTAAATTTTTCTTCAGAAGAGATAGGCTCAGAAAAACTTAATATACGTAATATAAATATTTTTGCAATAATATGTTCTAGTACAGATAATAAAGCCTCAGGGTCGGTTAAGTGTCCCTTAGTGGCATATACAAAAGGGGAACAGGAGTGGAAAGAGGAATTTGAAAGATTGCTTTTACAGCCAATTGTAATAGAAGCTGAAGAGACGTCTGAATCCAAGGTTGAAGATGTAGCTGACTATCAGCAAATACCCGAAGAACCCGAACCTGAGATTACTCTTACAGAAGAAAATGAGACAATAATTAATACAGAGGAAATTAATATACAGCCATGGACTGTTATTGAGGAAGAGAAGAGAGAAAATTCCTCTGAATCATCTGAAACTGAAAGTAGGGAGCAGGAACGAGAGGAATTTGAAGCAAATAAATATGAAGATGAAAATGAAAATAGTCTGTCTATGGAGGATGCTCCCGTACCTGACCTTTCAAGTAAATTTCAGGGGAGCTTGTCGAGCATATATCAAAGGACTTATGAAGAAGAAACAAGGGAAGAAGAGGAGTCTAAAGAACCACAGTCAGAAGAAACTGAGGAAATCCAGAATGTATGGAAAAGGATTCAGGAGGATTTTAATGATCTCTCATCTATTAATATAGATGAATCAGAAAGACAGGGGGAAGGCAGGGAAAGGTCTTTCAATATAAATCTATTGAAACAGGAGCTTGATAACACATTTGAAGAATACAATCCATTTAGAACAAGGAATAAGAGTTTTAGGTGGTGGAAGATTAACAGCCCTGGATTTCTAAACAATATCCTTTTCAGGAATAACATTAAGACATATCTCTTATTTAATCCAAAAGTTATGCTAGCACATTATAAGTACAGGTATATTATCCTTGGTATAAAAAATAATAGACATCCCGGTAGGGAAAAGCTTATATGCGGTATACCCGGTGTATATAATATAGATGAAAACCCTTTTAACAGTGTAGGAAGTTGGGTACAACTGGAAGGCTTTAGGCCCAAATACGGAGCTTTTGGATATTGGGTTGTAATGCTTGATCCCAGAACAGGAAAAATATCAAAAATAAAGTAAAAATTTTACGTTTAAATCCAGTATAGCGGGGTATAATCTAAGGTATAAACTTTGATAATATTGGAGGCAGAAAAATGGCTATAAAGTGGAGAGACAGTCTTGCTATAGGGATACCTGAAATAGATGAACAGCACAAAAAACTTTTTGAAGCTATTGATAAGCTTTTTACAGCTTGTATGCAGGGAAAGGGAAAAGAAGAAGTTGTCAATACCATTAAGTTTCTTGAGGACTATACAATAGTTCACTTTACTGATGAGCAGGGATTGCATAGAAAGTACAACTATCCTGAAAGAGATGCCCACAGAAAAATACATGATGATTTTCTTAAGAATTTTGAAAAACTAAAGGAGCAGTTTGATAAAGAAGGTGCTAGTCCACTTTTTATGTCCACAATTAACAAACAAGTTGTTGACTGGCTGATTCAACATATTGGTAAAGCAGATAAGGCCTTCGCAACATTTGTGAATGGCTAAGCAGAATATTGGAATTTTAATACAAATATTCAACAATATTTCAACTTTCCATAATAATTTATTTGCCGAATTATGGTGCTATATAGTATAATTAAGGGTGTGGTTAGCAATTTGAAGGAGCTGATATACCTTGACTGCAAAAAACAAAGTTGTTATACGTATAGCCGGCAAGGATTATACTCTGGTTGGAAGTGAACCTGACGAATACATACACAAGGTTGGGCTTTATATTGATAAGAAGATGAATGAGATAATGCTGCGGAACAGCAGCTTTAGTACGTCTTTGGCTGCGGTGCTTACGGCAATCAATGTAGGTGACGATTATTTCAAATCTAAGGATAAGGAACTTTCCCTTGAAAAAGAGAAGAACGAACTTACCAGTGAGATAGAAAAACTTAAGAGTGAAGTTGCACAACTGAGAGAGCAAAATGAAGAGCTGGTTGCCAAAAATACATCTTTGCAGGTTGAATTGGCAAAGAGAGAGGCTGAACTGGGGGAGGTAAGAAACTCTATCGGAAGGGATAACCGGGTAATCGCTCAGAAAAGCATTGCAGGATATGACATGTAAAAGTATTTTAACTAATTGCAGGCTGGAGAAAATATTAATTTCTCTAGCTTTTTTATGTTAAAATCACTGTTAGCAGGAAGGGCAATGCTGGATAAAGAATTATATAATATATATATAATAGTTCTTTTAAGGAGAAAGCCATGAAAGTAATTTTTATATTTTTAGATGGGGTGGGAATAGGCGAAAAAGATAAGAAGGCAAATCCTGTGTATGCTACTGAACAACAGGTACTTGCACGACTTATAGATAGTGCCAGATTTCAGGCTGATGCTTTAATGGGTGTTGAAGGTCTTCCTCAAAGTGCTACAGGACAGACCACCATATTTACTGGAGTAAATGCTCCTAAGGTGCTAAACAGACATTTAAGCGGACAACCTACCATTTCTCTTAAAAAGGTTATATATAAATCAAATATATTCAGCGAACTAATAAAGAGGGGCTATAAAGTTACCAGTTCAAATGTTTATAGAGATGAGTATCTGGAAAACATGCTAAATGTTAAAGACAGGAAGCACAGACCTTCGGTAACATCTGTCATGGGCATGGTAGCCGGAATTGAATTTAGGACAGTAAATGAATTCATACAAGAAAACGGAGTATACCATGATATTACAGGAGATATACTAAAGGAGTCCGGATACAAGGTTAATACCGTTACTCCTAAAAAGGCAGCACAGAACCTATACAGGCTTAGCCGAAATTATGATTTTACACTATACGAACATTTTTTAACTGATATACAAGGTCATAAAGCGGATTTTGATGAAGCAGTAAAGATAATAGACAGACTGGACAGCTTTTTTGATGAACTCATAAGACAAATGGACTTTGAAGAGGATGTTCTTATTGTAACAAGCGACCATGGAAATATTGAAGACATGAGTGTTCATACCCATACTATGAACAAGGTACCTGTAGTAGTAATGGGTAAAAAAGCTGATAACGTAAAAACAGAGGTTCATTCATTGACGGAAATAATGCCCTTTGTGCTTGAATTGTTTTCAAAAAATGGACAGTGAAATGCAGTAATTTTAATGAATATTTGGAGGTAGCAGTTTGGCGAAAAAAATAGAACTATTGGCACCGGCAGGGACATATGATGCCTTTTTGGCTGCAATAGAAAATGGGGCAGATGCGGTTTACTTAGGTGGGAAACTGCTTAATGCCAGAGCGTTTGCGGGAAATTTTGATGAGGAACAGTTAGAAAGAGCATTGGACTATGCACATACCAGAGATACCAGTATTTTTTTGACTATGAACACTCTGGTTTTGGATTCGGAAATGCAGGAGGCTGTAGAATATGCCGCAAAGGCATACGAAATGGGTGTAGATGCCTTTATAGTACAAGACGTGGGTCTTGCAGCCAATTTAAAAAAACTGATACCCGGAATTACATTACATGCCAGCACCCAGATGACAATTTACAGTACCGAAGGTATAAAGGCCATTGAACCACTGGGGTTTGACAGAATAGTACTGGCCAGAGAGCTGAATTTGGAAGAAGTAAAAAGTATTTGTGGACAAACCTCTCTTGAAATTGAAGTTTTTGTCCATGGTGCTTTGTGTATATGTGTTTCAGGACAATGCTATATGAGCAGTATGATAGGAGGAAGAAGCGGAAACAGGGGGAAATGTGCCCAACCATGCAGAATGCCGTATTCCATCAAGAGAGACGGAAATGACATTGGCAGCGGATATCTTATCAGTCCGAAAGACATCTGCTATATAGACCATTTAGCTGAACTTGTTGCTGGGGGGGTAACCTCATTAAAGATAGAGGGTCGAATGAAAAGTCCTGAATATGTGGCCTCTGTGGTTGGTACCTACAGGAAATATCTTGACTTGATTTATGAGACAAAAGGTATTAGTGACAGCAAAAAGGGTATACATAAAGTATCGCAGGAGGATAGGCACAAACTACTTCAAAGCTTTAATCGGGGAGGGTTCTCTAAAGGTTACCTTTTAGGCAAAACTGGGCCGGAAATGATGGCATATGAAAAGCCCAAAAATTGGGGAACACCTTTAGGAAGTGTGGTTACACAGGACAAAAGTACAAATTCTGTGCTCATAAAGCTTGAAAACACTCTTGGAATGGGTGATGGAATTGAGATATGGTCTGGTAGTAAGTTTCAGGAAAGTCCGGGAGGAATAATAACAAAAATCGTAAAGGATAAGAAATTAGTTAGGAAAGCTCACAAGGGCGATACCGTGTGGGTTTCAGTTATAAAAGGAAATGTGGGAAAAGGAAGCAGGGTTTACAAGACTTCAGATAAGGAAATGCTGGAGCAGGCTGCTGCAACCTATTCAAAGGGAAGCAGAAAATCTCCCATAAAAGCGAACTTCACCATGAAATACGGACAAGTACCTGTGTTAAACTTACAGGACGCTTATGGAAATACTGCTTCGGCAGCAGGAGAACAATTTCCTCAAAAGGCTGTAAATAAACCGCTGACCAAGGAACGAATCCTTGAGCAATTGAAAAAGATGGGCACAACACCTTTTTATATAATGGATATAAACCTTGACATCGATGAGGATGCAGTTATCCCAATAAGTGAGCTTAACAACATAAGAAGAAGTGCAGCTGAACAACTGGAGCAAAAAAGAATATTATCATTTAAAAAAGAATTAACTAACTTTGATAAAAGTACACTTAATTCAATTTTATATTTCCCGGGAAATGTTCAAAAGAAAAATAAAGATAAAAAAATATCTGCAATATTTTATGATTACCCTGACAAAATGGGATTTGGGGACTTGGACATTGACAGAGTATACCTGCCCTTTACGGAAATAATGGGAAATGAAAAGCTGCAAATGGCAGAAAAACTTCGTGGAGCTGGGAAGGAAGTTTTTGCGTATATCCCGGCTGTTATTAGGGGAAATTACACAGAATTATTCAAAAAAAACCTACAAAAGGTTTCTGCCCATGTAGATGGATTTTTGGCGGGAAGCCCTGCTGTTTTTGAAATAATACAGGAAAAGTTGGGTAATATCGTGCCAATTGTCGGTGATTTTACCATGAATATAATAAACAGTTATTCATTGAATAAGTTAAATGAACTGGGATTTAGCGGAGGAACTTTATCCTGTGAATTGAATCTTTCTCAGATAATAGAAATGGATTATCCTCAGAACTTCGATACTGAGCTTGTGGTATACGGAAAAATCCCTGTTATGACCAGTGAATATTGTCCTGTAGGAGGAAGCGTGGGAAAATGTGAACCCCAAAAGTGCGACAAGCTTTGTAAAAGCGGCGTGTATAAGCTTAGTGACAGAAAGGGTGCTGAATTTCTTGTTAAAAGTGATTGTGTTGACTGTCGAAGCACAATATTTAATTCAAATGCGCTTTTTGCCCCTGAGCTTTCAGAGCAGATAAGCAAAACTGGAATTGATTATATAAGGTTAAGCTTTGTTGATGAAACCGAAAAGGACATACACGATATATGTTCCCTATATAGAAGTTTGCAAAGACAAGGTAAAATAACACCAAATATGGGAGATGTAATTGAAAGGATTAAAGCATTAGGATTTACAAGAGGGCATCTGCAAAAAGGAGTATAAGACTCTTAAAATAGTTTACATAAAACAAATGAGAAATAAATAATTGGGAGGAAATAGAATGTCAGTTGAGATATTTATAGAATTGTGCAGGGAGGATGCAGTTTTGCCTAAATACGCCAATCCGGGAGATGCCGGAATGGATGTCTACGCGGCGGAGAGTGTTGTAATTGCACCCGGAGAAACAGTTGTTGTACCTACAGGGTTAAAACTGGCAATACCAGAAGGTTATGAAATTCAAGTTAGACCACGCAGTGGAATATCATTTAAAACGCCATTAAGAATCCCCAATTCACCGGGTACTATTGATAGCGGATATCGAGATGAGTTGGGTATTATAATTTCAAACAATTCGGATATGGATGTTCCCAACAACAGTGAAGCACCTTTTACTTTGGATGAAAAAGAAAACCGTAAGGGAACATATATTATAAGAAAAGGTGATAGGATTGCACAGATAGTTTTACAGGTCGTACCTAAAATTGAGTTCACCATTGTTGATTCTGTAGAAGATATAGGCAGTAACAGAGGC contains:
- a CDS encoding 3D domain-containing protein: MIPIAKNIKRYLSKLKIRSLDVAIICIVVVISVTAGFLVFNGLNRHVVINDNGNTVAIKTMKVTVKEVLEQTGIKVDKADYVSMPFDAKLTKIHENVINIKRAVPVSIKVDGKKLDVKTYKDTVSEVLKDNNISVDSDDKFVGPQLGDKIVSNMNISIVRVEEKTVTETSPIPFKTITKESNRLDKGVKNTVRQGKEGVREKLYKVVYEDGKQTAKQLIKDFISKNPINSIVEVGTVLNYKTSRGETIRFSKVLDMRATSYTASFTDTGKRPGDAGFGITATGARVRRGIIAVDPKVIPLGTRVYVEVPGKAADYGYAVAADTGGAIKGNKIDVYLESGSQVDAWGVKKVKVYILK
- the rsmA gene encoding 16S rRNA (adenine(1518)-N(6)/adenine(1519)-N(6))-dimethyltransferase RsmA, with translation MIKNNTSEIIKKHGLKLTKALGQNFLTDFSVVQRIVDASDMDKDTLAIEIGPGVGSMTRELAARSAGVAAIEIDKRLIPALNDNLSDYSNVSIINEDIMKADIDAIIKKYSELYNAKSVKVVANLPYYITTPIIMRFLEEVTGVDNMVFMVQKEVAERMVSNPGTKDYGALSVAVQFYSNPKIIFDVPPHCFIPQPEVHSTIIRLDILSEPPVEVADKNLYFKIVKAAFGQRRKTLVNALSNSGFFNKSKEQIKHILEEMGLNENIRGEVLTVSQFAQLSNLVMK
- a CDS encoding bacteriohemerythrin, which encodes MAIKWRDSLAIGIPEIDEQHKKLFEAIDKLFTACMQGKGKEEVVNTIKFLEDYTIVHFTDEQGLHRKYNYPERDAHRKIHDDFLKNFEKLKEQFDKEGASPLFMSTINKQVVDWLIQHIGKADKAFATFVNG
- the zapA gene encoding cell division protein ZapA; amino-acid sequence: MTAKNKVVIRIAGKDYTLVGSEPDEYIHKVGLYIDKKMNEIMLRNSSFSTSLAAVLTAINVGDDYFKSKDKELSLEKEKNELTSEIEKLKSEVAQLREQNEELVAKNTSLQVELAKREAELGEVRNSIGRDNRVIAQKSIAGYDM
- a CDS encoding peptidase is translated as MKVIFIFLDGVGIGEKDKKANPVYATEQQVLARLIDSARFQADALMGVEGLPQSATGQTTIFTGVNAPKVLNRHLSGQPTISLKKVIYKSNIFSELIKRGYKVTSSNVYRDEYLENMLNVKDRKHRPSVTSVMGMVAGIEFRTVNEFIQENGVYHDITGDILKESGYKVNTVTPKKAAQNLYRLSRNYDFTLYEHFLTDIQGHKADFDEAVKIIDRLDSFFDELIRQMDFEEDVLIVTSDHGNIEDMSVHTHTMNKVPVVVMGKKADNVKTEVHSLTEIMPFVLELFSKNGQ
- a CDS encoding U32 family peptidase; its protein translation is MAKKIELLAPAGTYDAFLAAIENGADAVYLGGKLLNARAFAGNFDEEQLERALDYAHTRDTSIFLTMNTLVLDSEMQEAVEYAAKAYEMGVDAFIVQDVGLAANLKKLIPGITLHASTQMTIYSTEGIKAIEPLGFDRIVLARELNLEEVKSICGQTSLEIEVFVHGALCICVSGQCYMSSMIGGRSGNRGKCAQPCRMPYSIKRDGNDIGSGYLISPKDICYIDHLAELVAGGVTSLKIEGRMKSPEYVASVVGTYRKYLDLIYETKGISDSKKGIHKVSQEDRHKLLQSFNRGGFSKGYLLGKTGPEMMAYEKPKNWGTPLGSVVTQDKSTNSVLIKLENTLGMGDGIEIWSGSKFQESPGGIITKIVKDKKLVRKAHKGDTVWVSVIKGNVGKGSRVYKTSDKEMLEQAAATYSKGSRKSPIKANFTMKYGQVPVLNLQDAYGNTASAAGEQFPQKAVNKPLTKERILEQLKKMGTTPFYIMDINLDIDEDAVIPISELNNIRRSAAEQLEQKRILSFKKELTNFDKSTLNSILYFPGNVQKKNKDKKISAIFYDYPDKMGFGDLDIDRVYLPFTEIMGNEKLQMAEKLRGAGKEVFAYIPAVIRGNYTELFKKNLQKVSAHVDGFLAGSPAVFEIIQEKLGNIVPIVGDFTMNIINSYSLNKLNELGFSGGTLSCELNLSQIIEMDYPQNFDTELVVYGKIPVMTSEYCPVGGSVGKCEPQKCDKLCKSGVYKLSDRKGAEFLVKSDCVDCRSTIFNSNALFAPELSEQISKTGIDYIRLSFVDETEKDIHDICSLYRSLQRQGKITPNMGDVIERIKALGFTRGHLQKGV
- the dut gene encoding dUTP diphosphatase; translation: MSVEIFIELCREDAVLPKYANPGDAGMDVYAAESVVIAPGETVVVPTGLKLAIPEGYEIQVRPRSGISFKTPLRIPNSPGTIDSGYRDELGIIISNNSDMDVPNNSEAPFTLDEKENRKGTYIIRKGDRIAQIVLQVVPKIEFTIVDSVEDIGSNRGGGFGSTGISK